The Microbacterium sp. LWH7-1.2 genome window below encodes:
- the argJ gene encoding bifunctional glutamate N-acetyltransferase/amino-acid acetyltransferase ArgJ — MSVTAPQGFEAAGVAVGLKSTGKPDVAVVVNRGPLKVGAAVFTSNRAKANPILWSQEVVRDGVVEAVVLNSGGANCFTGSFGFQTTHQTAEKAAELLAVSAGDVLVCSTGLIGTGDEAFRAKVLAGTEQGIAELSADGGEAASLAIMTTDSKPKRSVVTGDGWSIGGMAKGAGMLAPGLATMLVVITTDAVLDAAQADAALRAATGRTFDRLDSDGCMSTNDQVTLMVSGASGVTPDPEAFAAALAEVCQDLARQLQGDAEGASHDITIEVINAASEDDAVEVGRSVARNNLFKAAIFGNDPNWGRVLAAIGTTGAAFDPYDVDVWMNGVRVCSAGGPDAPREAVDLAPRATRLVIDLKVGAATATILTNDLTHDYVHENSAYSS, encoded by the coding sequence GTGAGCGTCACCGCGCCCCAGGGATTCGAGGCGGCCGGTGTCGCCGTCGGACTCAAGTCGACCGGCAAGCCCGATGTGGCCGTGGTCGTCAACCGCGGACCGCTCAAGGTCGGCGCCGCGGTGTTCACCAGCAACCGCGCGAAGGCGAACCCGATCCTGTGGTCGCAGGAGGTCGTCCGCGACGGCGTGGTGGAGGCGGTCGTCCTCAACTCGGGCGGCGCCAACTGCTTCACCGGATCCTTCGGCTTCCAGACCACCCACCAGACGGCCGAGAAGGCCGCCGAGCTCCTGGCCGTGAGCGCGGGCGACGTCCTGGTGTGCTCGACGGGGCTGATCGGCACCGGTGACGAGGCGTTCCGTGCGAAGGTGCTCGCGGGCACCGAGCAGGGCATCGCCGAGCTCTCCGCGGACGGCGGGGAAGCAGCATCCCTCGCCATCATGACCACGGATTCGAAGCCGAAGCGCTCCGTCGTGACGGGCGACGGCTGGTCGATCGGCGGCATGGCGAAGGGCGCCGGGATGCTGGCGCCGGGCCTCGCGACGATGCTCGTGGTCATCACGACGGACGCCGTCCTCGACGCGGCGCAGGCCGACGCCGCGTTGCGCGCCGCCACGGGTCGCACGTTCGATCGACTGGACTCGGACGGCTGCATGTCGACGAACGACCAGGTCACCCTCATGGTCAGCGGAGCATCGGGCGTCACCCCCGACCCCGAGGCGTTCGCCGCCGCGCTCGCCGAGGTCTGCCAGGACCTCGCCCGGCAGCTGCAGGGCGACGCCGAGGGCGCGAGCCACGACATCACGATCGAGGTCATCAACGCCGCCTCGGAGGACGACGCGGTGGAGGTCGGCCGGTCGGTCGCCCGCAACAATCTCTTCAAGGCCGCCATCTTCGGCAACGACCCGAACTGGGGCCGCGTGCTCGCCGCGATCGGCACGACCGGGGCCGCGTTCGACCCGTACGACGTCGACGTGTGGATGAACGGCGTGCGCGTGTGCAGTGCCGGAGGCCCCGACGCCCCGCGAGAAGCGGTCGACCTCGCGCCGCGCGCGACCCGCCTCGTGATCGACCTCAAGGTCGGCGCGGCGACGGCGACGATCCTCACCAACGACCTCACCCACGACTACGTCCACGAGAACAGCGCGTACTCCTCATGA
- a CDS encoding ABC transporter permease subunit (The N-terminal region of this protein, as described by TIGR01726, is a three transmembrane segment that identifies a subfamily of ABC transporter permease subunits, which specificities that include histidine, arginine, glutamine, glutamate, L-cystine (sic), the opines (in Agrobacterium) octopine and nopaline, etc.), with protein sequence MSAPTVLFDAPGPRARRLSLTVSIVAAVLILAGATWVILTLAAPRESGGITLPGMFDPTRWSIFTDPEVWGAIGRGVVATLQAAAVAAVGAIVLGIVFSLLRSSLIAWIRVPTAWLLEFLRGMPVLLMMLFILLVASTGAFWAVVIALVLYNGALIGEILRAGLASLPGGQREAALSVGMREFQSKMLVEFPQAFRQMLPIIVAQLVVLLKDTSLGFIVGYNEIIRTNINNLGSFYGNRYLFSLFVVTLVIYLAINLTLSWFARWLARRTASGRARRGAPMDPTNPAALLEAEAKADLAAANRGLGRHDGTSV encoded by the coding sequence ATGAGCGCCCCCACCGTCCTGTTCGACGCTCCCGGCCCGCGGGCGCGAAGGCTATCGCTGACCGTCTCCATCGTCGCGGCTGTGCTGATCCTGGCGGGCGCGACCTGGGTGATCCTGACCCTCGCCGCACCGCGGGAGTCCGGCGGGATCACGCTGCCCGGCATGTTCGATCCGACCCGGTGGAGCATCTTCACTGATCCCGAGGTCTGGGGTGCGATCGGGCGCGGCGTCGTAGCCACACTCCAGGCGGCTGCTGTGGCGGCCGTCGGGGCGATCGTTCTCGGAATCGTCTTCTCCCTGCTCCGCAGCTCGCTCATCGCGTGGATTCGCGTGCCCACGGCGTGGCTGCTGGAGTTCCTCCGCGGCATGCCCGTGCTGCTCATGATGCTGTTCATCCTGCTCGTCGCCTCCACGGGGGCGTTCTGGGCCGTCGTCATCGCTCTGGTGCTCTACAACGGCGCCCTCATCGGCGAGATCCTGCGCGCCGGTCTCGCCTCGCTTCCGGGCGGGCAGCGCGAGGCGGCACTCTCTGTCGGCATGCGCGAGTTCCAGTCGAAGATGCTGGTCGAGTTCCCGCAGGCGTTTCGCCAGATGTTGCCGATCATCGTCGCGCAGCTCGTCGTGCTGCTGAAGGACACGTCGCTCGGCTTCATCGTCGGGTACAACGAGATCATCCGCACGAACATCAACAACCTCGGGTCGTTCTACGGCAACCGGTACCTGTTCTCGCTCTTCGTCGTCACGCTGGTCATCTATCTCGCCATCAACCTCACGCTGTCGTGGTTCGCGCGGTGGCTGGCACGACGCACCGCGAGCGGAAGGGCACGCCGCGGCGCGCCCATGGACCCGACCAACCCCGCGGCGCTTCTCGAGGCCGAGGCGAAGGCCGATCTCGCCGCGGCGAACAGGGGCCTCGGCCGGCACGACGGCACGAGCGTCTGA
- a CDS encoding dienelactone hydrolase family protein, with amino-acid sequence MSEMITVALAEGEVLDVYVARPAGEPIGGLVLIHEIWGLVGHITDVAARFASEGWLVAAPDILSHGGVAPALGAELFAVMNSDDEEARAAAQPRMREAMAGMRAPEYADWAIAALRATVDWLIVQPGIDDRIAATGFCFGGTYAFLLAAQDDRVRAVAPFYGTAPPADRIADIAAPVLAIYGQHDPALIDALPAVTEAMVQAGVDFEAVVYPDSAHAFFNDTGRRYNPADAADAWARVTEFLRSRV; translated from the coding sequence ATGTCCGAGATGATCACGGTTGCGCTCGCCGAAGGCGAGGTCCTCGACGTCTACGTCGCCCGTCCGGCGGGCGAGCCGATCGGCGGACTCGTCCTCATCCACGAGATCTGGGGTCTGGTCGGCCACATCACTGACGTGGCCGCCCGGTTCGCCTCCGAGGGCTGGCTGGTCGCGGCGCCCGACATCCTGAGTCATGGCGGCGTCGCTCCGGCGCTGGGCGCGGAGCTCTTCGCGGTGATGAACAGCGACGACGAGGAGGCCCGCGCCGCCGCGCAGCCGCGCATGCGCGAGGCGATGGCGGGCATGCGGGCGCCGGAGTACGCGGACTGGGCGATCGCCGCGCTCCGCGCGACGGTCGACTGGCTCATCGTGCAGCCGGGGATCGACGACCGGATCGCCGCGACGGGCTTCTGCTTCGGCGGCACCTACGCGTTCCTGCTCGCCGCTCAGGACGACCGCGTCCGCGCCGTCGCGCCGTTCTACGGCACGGCGCCGCCGGCGGACCGCATCGCCGACATCGCGGCGCCGGTGCTGGCGATCTACGGCCAGCACGACCCCGCGCTCATCGACGCGCTGCCGGCGGTGACCGAGGCCATGGTCCAGGCCGGCGTCGACTTCGAGGCCGTCGTGTACCCCGATTCGGCGCACGCGTTCTTCAATGACACCGGCCGCCGCTACAACCCGGCCGATGCGGCCGACGCCTGGGCACGCGTGACGGAGTTCCTCCGCAGCCGCGTCTGA
- the argB gene encoding acetylglutamate kinase has product MTDLQDTDPGEASARAVTLIESLPWLKRFRDQIVVVKYGGNAMVSEELQDAFAADIAYLRYVGVKPVVVHGGGPQISSMLDRLAIPSEFKGGYRVTSTEAISVVRMVLTGQINPQLVSKINAHGPVATGLSGEDAGLFGGRRRGVVIEGVEHDLGRVGDVVEVDPQPVLDQIDAGRIPVVSSIAPDLDHPGHSLNVNADAAASALAVALGAAKLVVLTDVAGLYADWPNRDSLVSHLTSTELKAMLPTLESGMIPKMAACLEAVEGGVETAAIIDGRVPHSVLVEIFTSKGIGTEVVLG; this is encoded by the coding sequence ATGACTGATCTGCAAGACACCGATCCCGGCGAGGCCAGCGCCCGGGCCGTGACCCTCATCGAGTCGCTGCCCTGGCTCAAGCGCTTCCGCGACCAGATCGTGGTCGTCAAGTACGGCGGCAACGCCATGGTGAGCGAGGAGCTCCAGGACGCCTTCGCCGCCGACATCGCCTACCTCCGCTACGTCGGGGTGAAGCCCGTCGTCGTGCACGGCGGCGGCCCGCAGATCTCGTCCATGCTCGACCGCCTCGCGATCCCCAGCGAGTTCAAGGGCGGCTACCGTGTCACCTCGACCGAGGCGATCTCGGTCGTCCGCATGGTGCTCACCGGTCAGATCAACCCGCAGCTGGTGTCCAAGATCAACGCGCATGGTCCGGTCGCGACCGGCCTCAGCGGTGAGGACGCCGGGCTGTTCGGCGGCCGTCGGCGCGGAGTGGTGATCGAGGGCGTCGAGCACGACCTGGGCCGCGTCGGCGACGTCGTCGAGGTCGACCCCCAGCCGGTGCTCGATCAGATCGACGCGGGCCGCATCCCCGTGGTCTCGAGCATCGCCCCCGACCTCGACCACCCGGGACATTCCCTGAACGTGAACGCGGATGCCGCAGCATCCGCTCTCGCCGTCGCACTCGGTGCGGCGAAGCTCGTGGTGCTCACCGACGTCGCGGGGCTGTATGCCGACTGGCCCAACCGCGACTCACTGGTATCGCACCTGACCTCGACGGAGCTGAAGGCGATGCTGCCGACGCTCGAGTCGGGCATGATCCCGAAGATGGCGGCGTGCCTGGAGGCCGTCGAAGGCGGCGTCGAGACCGCGGCCATCATCGACGGGCGGGTGCCGCATTCGGTGCTCGTGGAGATCTTCACCAGCAAGGGAATCGGAACAGAGGTGGTGCTCGGATGA
- the pheS gene encoding phenylalanine--tRNA ligase subunit alpha produces the protein MSDAPETTEITPEAVNAAVDAALEAIAAAGDTAALKAARSAHSAEVSPLAKLNARLRDVPSDRKAESGKLVGQARGRVNQAFAAREQELAAAETAAKLEAERVDITALAARARVGARHPISLLQEQIADIFVGMGWEIAEGPELEHEWFNFDALNFDVDHPARQMQDTFFVDPVERHLVMRTHTSPVQVRSMLERDLPLYVLCPGRVYRTDEFDATHLPVFTQFEGIVVDKGITMAHLKGTLDHAAKVLFGAEAKTRFRANFFPFTEPSAELDLWHPTFKGGARWIEWGGCGMINPNVLRAAGIDPEEYSGFAFGMGIERTLMFRSDVQDMRDMAEGDVRFSEQFGMVV, from the coding sequence GTGTCCGACGCTCCCGAAACCACCGAGATCACGCCTGAGGCGGTGAACGCCGCCGTCGACGCCGCTCTCGAGGCCATCGCGGCTGCAGGCGACACCGCAGCGCTGAAGGCGGCCCGCTCCGCGCACTCCGCCGAAGTCTCGCCGCTGGCGAAGCTCAACGCACGGCTGCGCGACGTGCCGAGCGACAGGAAGGCCGAGTCCGGCAAGCTCGTCGGTCAGGCCCGCGGCCGCGTGAACCAGGCGTTCGCCGCCCGCGAGCAGGAGCTCGCCGCGGCCGAGACCGCCGCGAAGCTCGAGGCGGAGCGCGTCGACATCACGGCCCTCGCCGCCCGCGCGCGCGTCGGGGCGCGGCATCCGATCTCCCTCCTTCAGGAGCAGATCGCCGACATCTTCGTGGGCATGGGCTGGGAGATCGCAGAAGGCCCCGAGCTCGAGCACGAGTGGTTCAATTTCGACGCCCTGAACTTCGACGTCGACCACCCCGCGCGCCAGATGCAGGACACGTTCTTCGTCGACCCGGTGGAGCGCCACCTCGTGATGCGCACCCACACCAGCCCGGTCCAGGTGCGCTCCATGCTCGAGCGCGATCTGCCGCTGTACGTCCTGTGCCCGGGTCGCGTGTACCGCACCGACGAGTTCGACGCGACGCACCTGCCCGTCTTCACCCAGTTCGAGGGCATCGTCGTCGACAAGGGCATCACGATGGCCCACCTCAAGGGAACGCTCGACCACGCCGCCAAGGTGCTGTTCGGCGCGGAGGCCAAGACGCGGTTCCGCGCGAACTTCTTCCCCTTCACCGAGCCGTCGGCAGAGCTCGACCTGTGGCACCCCACGTTCAAGGGCGGCGCCCGATGGATCGAGTGGGGCGGCTGCGGAATGATCAACCCGAACGTGCTGCGGGCGGCGGGGATCGACCCGGAGGAGTACTCGGGCTTCGCGTTCGGCATGGGCATCGAGCGGACGCTCATGTTCCGCAGCGACGTCCAGGACATGCGCGACATGGCCGAGGGCGATGTCCGCTTCAGCGAGCAGTTCGGAATGGTGGTCTGA
- the pheT gene encoding phenylalanine--tRNA ligase subunit beta: MRVPLSWLREYVDVPADAAPEDVLAALVRVGFEEEDVHRFELQGPIVVGEVLEFVEEPQSNGKTIRWVQVRVAPDGETAADGGDAVHGVVCGARNFFVGDKVVVTLPGAVLPGPFPIAARKTYGHVSDGMIASARELGLGDEHNGILRLVELGIDAPVGTDAIALLGLDDVAVEINVTPDRGYALSIRGVAREYSHSTGAAFRDPADRAWEELAPGSGFPVSADDLAPIRGRAGVTEFVARVVRDVDPTKPTPAWMIARLSLAGIRSLGILIDITNYVMLELGQPIHGYDLDKLQGGITVRRATRGEKLETLDGKVRTLDVEDLLITDESGPIGLAGVMGGGTTEMGDATRNVLIEAATFDTVSIARTARRHKLPSEASRRFERGVDPLVPFVAARRVADLMVEYAGGTSDDEYGAALFAEVFIPGIDLPPTFVQHLIGVDYTPNQIEAALRLIGCEVVEAEDDAAGWQVIPPSWRPDLTDKWTLAEEVARIEGYDRIPSVLPTPPSGRGLTAAQQGRRRVANALAAAGFVETPSFGFTTEEQNDLHGSASGEHLPSVKLANPLDGQAPFLRRSLVPGLLQVAHRNVARGFTDLSLFETGVVFLPKPGAQYGTPFVPPLAVRPDAATLAELDASIPPQHRHVAVLLTGSLVAKQPGVAPVTAELADALDAVRTIAAAAGVTIDVAQGERAALHPGRTGVLSVDGSEVGYVGELLPAVAEASDLPGRVIVAELDLDLVLSLAGEKVVAASLSGFPAATQDVSLVLGVDVPAAEVSAALVAGAGELLESVRLVDDYRGQGVPEGEKSLTFALRFRAPDRTLTAAEATEAKLAGVAVATERFGATLRE, translated from the coding sequence ATGCGCGTCCCGCTCTCATGGCTTCGTGAGTACGTCGACGTCCCTGCGGATGCTGCGCCCGAGGACGTCCTCGCGGCGCTCGTGCGCGTCGGCTTCGAAGAGGAGGACGTGCACCGCTTCGAGCTGCAGGGGCCGATCGTCGTGGGCGAGGTGCTCGAGTTCGTCGAGGAGCCGCAGTCCAACGGCAAGACGATCCGATGGGTCCAGGTGCGTGTCGCGCCCGACGGCGAGACCGCCGCGGACGGCGGCGACGCCGTGCACGGCGTCGTGTGCGGTGCGCGCAACTTCTTCGTCGGCGACAAGGTCGTGGTGACCCTGCCCGGAGCGGTGCTCCCCGGCCCGTTCCCGATCGCCGCGCGCAAGACATACGGCCACGTATCGGACGGCATGATCGCGTCGGCCCGCGAGCTGGGCCTCGGCGACGAGCACAACGGCATCCTGCGCCTCGTGGAGCTCGGCATCGACGCGCCGGTCGGCACCGATGCGATCGCCCTGCTCGGTCTCGACGACGTCGCCGTCGAGATCAACGTGACCCCCGACCGCGGCTATGCGCTGTCGATCCGCGGTGTCGCGCGAGAGTACTCGCACTCGACCGGTGCGGCGTTCCGTGACCCCGCCGATCGCGCGTGGGAGGAGCTGGCTCCCGGCTCCGGGTTCCCGGTGAGCGCCGACGACCTCGCGCCGATCCGCGGCCGAGCCGGCGTGACGGAGTTCGTCGCGCGCGTGGTGCGCGACGTCGATCCCACGAAGCCCACACCCGCCTGGATGATCGCGCGCCTCTCGCTCGCCGGCATCCGCTCGCTCGGCATCCTCATCGACATCACCAACTACGTGATGCTCGAACTCGGCCAGCCGATCCACGGCTACGACCTCGACAAGCTGCAGGGCGGCATCACGGTGCGCCGAGCGACCCGCGGTGAGAAGCTCGAGACGCTCGACGGCAAGGTCCGCACCCTCGATGTCGAGGACCTCCTCATCACCGACGAGTCAGGGCCGATCGGCCTCGCCGGCGTCATGGGCGGCGGCACCACCGAGATGGGCGACGCGACCCGCAACGTGCTCATCGAAGCGGCCACCTTCGACACCGTGTCGATCGCGCGCACGGCCCGCCGGCACAAGCTGCCGAGCGAGGCATCCCGTCGCTTCGAGCGCGGCGTCGACCCGCTCGTCCCCTTCGTGGCCGCGCGTCGCGTGGCCGACCTCATGGTCGAATATGCCGGCGGCACGAGCGATGACGAGTACGGCGCGGCGCTGTTCGCCGAGGTGTTCATCCCCGGCATCGATCTGCCGCCGACGTTCGTGCAGCACCTCATCGGCGTCGACTACACGCCGAACCAGATCGAGGCCGCACTGCGGCTCATCGGCTGCGAGGTCGTGGAGGCCGAGGACGACGCCGCCGGCTGGCAAGTCATTCCGCCGTCCTGGCGTCCCGACCTCACCGACAAGTGGACGCTGGCCGAGGAGGTCGCCCGCATCGAGGGCTACGACCGCATCCCCTCGGTGCTGCCCACACCGCCGTCGGGTCGTGGCCTCACCGCCGCGCAGCAGGGCCGCCGTCGCGTGGCGAACGCGCTCGCCGCGGCCGGGTTCGTCGAGACGCCGTCGTTCGGCTTCACCACCGAGGAGCAGAACGACCTCCACGGCTCGGCGTCGGGCGAGCACCTCCCGAGCGTCAAGCTCGCCAACCCGCTCGACGGGCAGGCGCCGTTCCTGCGTCGTTCGCTCGTGCCCGGTCTGCTGCAGGTCGCGCATCGCAACGTGGCTCGTGGCTTCACGGATCTCTCCCTCTTCGAGACCGGCGTGGTATTCCTTCCGAAGCCGGGTGCGCAGTACGGCACGCCGTTCGTGCCGCCGTTGGCCGTGCGACCGGATGCTGCGACCCTGGCGGAGCTCGACGCCTCGATCCCGCCCCAGCACCGCCACGTCGCCGTGCTGCTCACGGGCAGCCTCGTCGCGAAGCAGCCCGGTGTCGCGCCGGTGACGGCGGAGCTCGCCGACGCCCTCGACGCGGTCCGCACGATCGCGGCGGCCGCGGGCGTCACGATCGACGTCGCGCAGGGTGAGCGCGCCGCGCTGCACCCTGGCCGCACCGGCGTGCTGTCCGTGGACGGCAGCGAGGTCGGCTACGTCGGTGAGCTGCTCCCGGCGGTGGCCGAGGCATCCGATCTCCCGGGTCGCGTCATCGTCGCCGAGCTCGACCTCGACCTCGTCCTTTCGCTCGCGGGCGAGAAGGTCGTCGCAGCGTCGCTGTCGGGCTTCCCGGCCGCGACGCAGGACGTGTCGCTCGTGCTCGGCGTCGACGTCCCGGCAGCCGAGGTGAGCGCCGCGCTCGTCGCGGGCGCGGGGGAGCTGCTCGAGTCCGTCCGGCTGGTCGACGACTATCGCGGACAGGGCGTGCCCGAGGGTGAGAAGAGCCTGACGTTCGCGCTGCGCTTCCGCGCCCCCGACCGCACGCTCACGGCCGCCGAGGCGACCGAGGCGAAGCTCGCGGGTGTGGCCGTCGCGACCGAGCGTTTCGGTGCGACGCTGCGCGAGTAG
- a CDS encoding NAD-dependent epimerase/dehydratase family protein produces MTDVLVLGGTGWLSGRIAERWADAGAGVTCLARGGRAAPYGTTLAIGDREEPDAYEEVGRREWDEIVDVSSNPDHVAAAIAALGERTRHWTYISTVSVYAAHDVPGADETAELLTTAGPDEDEDYGRAKARAKASVRSRLGFRAAVVRPGLIVGPGDPTDRFGYWVGRFALAGSEDVLVPDSDGRGAQVIDVDDLAAFVQSIGQERWTGVANAVGDTVALDRLLADARDVAGHTGATVPADDDWLQQHEVAYWMGPRSLPLWLPRDMIGFWTRSNAAYRLLGGHLRPLRDTLERTLADERERGLDRERRAGLTRADELELVRELRG; encoded by the coding sequence ATGACCGACGTACTGGTGCTGGGCGGAACGGGCTGGCTGAGCGGGCGCATCGCCGAGCGGTGGGCGGATGCCGGAGCCGGCGTCACGTGCCTCGCCCGCGGTGGACGCGCCGCACCGTACGGCACGACCCTGGCGATCGGCGATCGCGAAGAACCGGACGCGTACGAGGAGGTCGGGCGCCGCGAATGGGACGAGATCGTCGACGTGTCGTCGAACCCCGACCACGTCGCCGCGGCCATCGCGGCGCTGGGGGAGCGCACGCGGCATTGGACGTACATCTCGACGGTGTCCGTGTACGCCGCCCACGACGTGCCGGGCGCCGATGAGACCGCCGAACTGCTGACGACTGCCGGCCCCGACGAAGACGAGGACTACGGTCGCGCGAAGGCGCGGGCCAAGGCATCCGTGCGCTCCAGGCTCGGCTTCCGCGCGGCGGTCGTGCGTCCGGGACTCATCGTGGGGCCCGGTGACCCGACCGACCGGTTCGGGTACTGGGTGGGCCGGTTCGCCCTCGCGGGCTCCGAGGACGTCCTCGTGCCCGACAGCGACGGCCGCGGTGCCCAGGTGATCGACGTCGACGACCTCGCGGCGTTCGTGCAGTCGATCGGGCAGGAGAGGTGGACCGGGGTCGCGAACGCGGTGGGGGACACCGTCGCTCTCGACAGGCTGCTCGCCGACGCGCGGGACGTCGCCGGTCACACGGGCGCAACGGTGCCGGCCGACGACGACTGGCTGCAGCAGCACGAGGTGGCGTACTGGATGGGCCCGCGGTCGCTGCCGCTGTGGCTCCCGCGCGACATGATCGGCTTCTGGACGCGCTCGAACGCCGCCTACCGGCTGCTCGGCGGCCATCTGCGCCCGCTGCGCGACACCCTCGAGCGCACCCTCGCCGACGAGCGGGAACGCGGACTCGACCGCGAACGCCGCGCCGGGCTCACCCGCGCCGACGAGCTGGAGCTGGTCCGCGAACTCCGCGGCTGA
- the argC gene encoding N-acetyl-gamma-glutamyl-phosphate reductase — translation MTYSVAVSGASGYAGGEILRILAAHPDVEIRTVTAHSNAGQPLIQHQPHLRSLAHLTLAETSPEVLAGHDIVFLALPHGQSGQYTDALGDTPLVIDAGADHRLESVADWDRFYGGDFHEPWVYGVPELPVAGAKQRQRLVGASRIAAPGCNASTVSLSLAPGVAAGVIDPSDIVTVLAVGPSGAGKSLKTNLLAAEILGSANPYAVGGSHRHIPEIRQALAAARASDAEQSTTADEGIRISFTPVLVPMSRGILATSTAPIVPGATDDEIRGAWESAYGDEAFVQLLPAGQFPRTADVLGANTALMGLAIDRAANRVTVVTAVDNLVKGTAGAAVQSMNIALGLAEGTALSVNGVAP, via the coding sequence ATGACATATTCGGTCGCCGTCTCCGGCGCATCCGGCTATGCGGGCGGCGAGATCCTGCGGATCCTCGCCGCGCATCCCGACGTCGAGATCCGCACCGTGACCGCGCACTCCAACGCGGGACAGCCGCTCATCCAGCACCAGCCCCACCTGCGCTCCCTCGCGCACCTGACCCTCGCCGAGACCTCGCCCGAGGTGCTCGCCGGTCACGACATCGTCTTCCTGGCGCTGCCGCACGGCCAGTCCGGGCAGTACACCGACGCTCTCGGCGACACGCCCCTCGTGATCGACGCAGGCGCCGACCACCGGCTCGAGTCGGTGGCCGACTGGGATCGCTTCTACGGCGGCGACTTCCACGAGCCGTGGGTCTACGGCGTCCCCGAGCTTCCGGTTGCGGGTGCGAAGCAGCGTCAACGACTGGTCGGGGCGTCCCGCATCGCGGCCCCCGGCTGCAACGCCTCCACCGTCTCCCTGTCGCTCGCGCCGGGTGTCGCCGCGGGCGTGATCGACCCCTCCGACATCGTGACGGTGCTGGCGGTCGGGCCTTCGGGCGCCGGCAAGAGCCTCAAGACGAACCTGCTGGCTGCTGAGATCCTCGGGTCCGCCAACCCCTACGCCGTAGGTGGCTCGCACCGGCACATCCCCGAGATCCGCCAAGCGCTCGCCGCCGCGCGCGCGTCGGACGCCGAGCAGAGCACCACCGCCGACGAGGGCATCCGCATCTCGTTCACCCCGGTGCTGGTGCCGATGTCGCGGGGCATCCTCGCGACCTCCACGGCGCCGATCGTGCCGGGCGCGACCGACGACGAGATCCGGGGCGCGTGGGAGTCGGCGTACGGCGACGAGGCCTTCGTGCAGCTGCTGCCCGCCGGCCAGTTCCCGCGCACCGCCGATGTGCTCGGCGCGAACACCGCGCTGATGGGCCTCGCGATCGATCGCGCGGCGAACCGCGTGACCGTCGTGACGGCGGTCGACAACCTCGTCAAGGGCACGGCCGGAGCCGCCGTGCAGTCCATGAACATCGCGCTGGGGCTCGCCGAGGGCACCGCGCTGTCTGTGAATGGAGTCGCGCCATGA